In one window of Halorubrum sp. BV1 DNA:
- a CDS encoding HalX domain-containing protein, translated as MTTSPNRLGKPRSVTWSSECQTRERYDETVDDLYRLLQTKAVLENEIAESDLQPNDEYRRLVEQIDDSKNRQMLTLPGSKTMILTRHSVTCELLSDASIAPTRALDDESVTSKPRSKPWE; from the coding sequence ATGACTACATCACCAAACCGGTTGGGGAAGCCGAGATCCGTGACGTGGTCGAGCGAATGCCAAACCCGGGAACGGTATGATGAAACGGTAGACGACCTCTACCGGTTGCTTCAGACGAAGGCGGTCCTTGAAAATGAGATAGCGGAGTCAGACCTCCAGCCGAATGACGAATACCGGCGACTCGTGGAACAAATTGATGACTCCAAGAACAGGCAGATGTTGACTCTACCGGGTTCGAAGACGATGATTTTGACGCGGCATTCCGTGACCTGTGAGTTACTCTCGGACGCCTCTATAGCCCCCACTCGCGCGCTTGACGACGAATCTGTCACGTCAAAGCCCCGCTCCAAACCCTGGGAGTGA